The Arachis duranensis cultivar V14167 chromosome 2, aradu.V14167.gnm2.J7QH, whole genome shotgun sequence genome has a window encoding:
- the LOC107473885 gene encoding NADH dehydrogenase [ubiquinone] 1 alpha subcomplex subunit 9, mitochondrial — protein sequence MQAITRRLGHQSSTASISSFKSLYALSDHHYGVNNERYVSTLATKGVGHLVRKGTGGRSSVSGIIATVFGATGFLGRYVVQQLAKMGSQVLVPFRGSEDCHRHLKLMGDLGQIVPMKYNPRDESSIKAVMAKANVVINLIGRDHETRNYGFEEVHHHMAEKLAMISKEHGGIMRFIQVSCLGASPSSPSKMLRAKAAAEEAVLRELPEATILRPAVMVGTEDRILNRWAHFAKNYGFLPLIGDGSTKIQPVYVVDVAGALTTALKDDGTSMGKIYELGGPEIFTIHELAELMYDTIREWPRYVKVPFPIAKALATPREALLNKVPFPLPTPNMFNLDEINALTNDTVVSENALTFNDLGIVPHKLKGYPIEFLISYRKGGPQFGSTISEKVSPEDYP from the exons ATGCAGGCCATTACGAGGCGCTTAGGGCATCAATCTTCAACAGCTTCAATCTCTTCCTTCAAGTCTCTCTACGCACTCTCCGATCACC aTTATGGAGTGAACAATGAGCGTTACGTTTCTACCCTCGCAACCAAGGGCGTGGGTCACCTTGTCCGCAAGGGCACTGGTGGAAGATCATCTGTCAG TGGCATTATTGCTACAGTCTTTGGAGCAACTGGGTTCCTAGGCCGATATGTTGTTCAACAACTAG CTAAAATGGGATCTCAAGTCCTGGTTCCTTTCCGAGGCTCTGAAGATTGTCACCGTCATCTCAAACTGATGGGGGATTTAGGACAG ATTGTACCCATGAAGTACAACCCAAGAGATGAAAGTTCAATAAAAGCCGTGATGGCAAAGGCCAATGTTGTTATCAATCTTATTG GAAGGGATCATGAGACTAGAAACTACGGTTTTGAGGAAGTACACCATCACATGGCTGAGAAACTTGCAATG ATTTCCAAGGAACATGGTGGTATCATGAGATTTATTCAAGTTTCATGCTTAGGGGCTTCTCCTTCATCCCCATCCAAGATGCTTAGAGCTAAAGCAGCTGCTGAGGAAGCAGTTTTAAGGGAGTTGCCGGAG GCTACAATATTGAGACCTGCTGTTATGGTTGGTACAGAGGATCGAATTTTAAATCGATGGGCTCATTTTGCAAAAAATTATGGCTTTCTTCCATTGATTGGGGATGGCAGCACCAA AATCCAGCCCGTGTATGTTGTTGACGTTGCGGGTGCATTAACAACAGCCTTGAAGGATGATGGCACTAGCATGGGAAAGATTTATGAACTAGGTGGTCCAGAAATTTTTACTATACATGAATTG GCAGAGCTTATGTATGACACAATCCGAGAATGGCCAAGATATGTTAAGGTGCCTTTTCCCATTGCCAAG GCATTAGCAACCCCACGGGAAGCTCTTCTAAACAAGGTTCCTTTTCCGCTGCCCACTCCTAACATGTTCAATTTGGATGAGATCAATGCTTTGACTAACGATACTGTTGTTTCAGAGAATG CTTTGACTTTCAACGATCTTGGGATTGTTCCTCACAAGCTGAAGGGATACCCTATTGAGTTCCTTATTTCATATAGGAAAGGTGGCCCACAATTTGGATCTACAATCAGTGAAAAGGTGTCACCGGAAGACTACCCTTAa